In Heteronotia binoei isolate CCM8104 ecotype False Entrance Well chromosome 4, APGP_CSIRO_Hbin_v1, whole genome shotgun sequence, a genomic segment contains:
- the LOC132569568 gene encoding microtubule-associated protein 1B-like, whose product MATVVLEPESEPSCSLPNAVPPSPSLSHRFLDSKFYLLVVVGELVTEEHLRRAIANIERGIRSWDTNLIECNLDQELKLFVSRHSARFSPDVRGQKILHHRSDVLETVVLINPSDEAVSTEVRLMITDAARHKLLVLTGQSFENTGELILQSGSFSFQNFIEIFTDQEIGELLSTTHPANKASLTLFCPEEGDWKNSNLDRHNLQDFINIKLNSSSILPEMEGLSEFTEYLSESVEVPSPFDILEPPTSGGFLKLSKPCCYIFPGGRGDSALFAVNGFNMLINGGSERKSCFWKLIRHLDRVDSILLTHIGDDNLPGINSMLQRKIAELEEEQSQGSTTNSDWMKNLISPDLGVVFLNVPDSLGNPDPNFRLKRSVEEACFTLQYLNKLSMKPEPLFRNVGNTIDPIILFQKMGVGKLEMYVLNPVKNSKEINYFMHQWTGTNKDKAELVLPNGQEIDIPISYLTSISSLIVWHPANPAEKIIRVLFPGNSTQYSILDGLEKLKHLDFLKQPTVTQKDLIGNLASPAVKQAKIKQRTDSKESLKPAAKLQSSKTVRKESREEASETGKSSPPEKVEKIESKEKLIVKKDKSAKAETRLSVTEKELSAKEQQLVKSEVAEKQAADVKPKVIKEKHVRKEVKVKSEEKQEEKKPKKEVSKREEKIPAKKEEKPKKEDIKKDVKKESKKESKKDILSKEIKKEEKKEIKKEEKESKKDSKKLLKETKKTSASLPDSKKTATKPKSQKKEEIVKKESGVIGKPKEKVKSKLVKKETKVTETPAAMAALGAVATTVAAASVSATGKELEAERSLMSSPEDLTKDFEELKAEEVEVVKETKLQVDIIDNEGKLTDIEQKGDYEVQKEKTEGPADSPDEGITTTEPEGECEQTPEELEPVEKDKVDDNEKFEDEGTGFEESSETGDYEEKAETEEAEEQGEEEEALLGIKKQGTKDTIEIQKIEKEITGVHEYEKMKDLMYNEKAEVRMEGEEQDEENVDETFEKAETEETEEEAEEEDKTENVRDEEEETEKIEAEEDYVMAVVDKAAEAGEINDKYGLHLTTPTKHSEPQSPAKEPASSIHDETLPGGSESEATVSDEENREDQPEEFTATSGYTQSTIEISSEPTPMDEMSTPRDVMSDETNNEESESPSQEYVNITKYESALCSQEYTRPKLSPLPDAFNGLSEGSKTDATEGKDYNVSASTISPPSSLEEDRFSKSSLQEVYNQRENEVKSTNKLEISEDMDEKHSPTRSPDESPTALSPVAKTPLSERCVNFSLTPNEITVTTEPAALTSLPDKHHEEHCPSPDDKTLEVVSPSQSAAGSAGHTPYYQSPTDEKSSNLPSEMPVKASEAPICFEVDDAKDDIAKHRISPMDEPVPDSESPFEKVLSPLRSPPLIGSEPSYDTFLSVDIKSPARETAGPFEMKSGTDESPLQKSSVSELSSMTVFQEKQMEKEMQFIPSKPDFDLEKKKDDLESSESQPALVLDEKKLGDISPTQVDISHFSCFKEDTKMSISEGTVSDKSATPVDEVVAEDTYSHIEGVASVSTASVATSSFPEPTTDDVSPSLHAEVGSPHSTEVDDSLSVSVVQTPTTFQETEMSPSKEECPRPMSISPPDFSPKTAKSRTPVQDHRSPEPSTMSVEFGQDSPEQSLAMDFSRQSPEHPTVGAAMHHISENGPTEVDYSPSDIQDHCFSHKISPVEQTSYGHDKDISEIISVSQIEASPSSSSAHTPSQASSPLQEESVSGITQSCEMPLHSVFPSEKVHSLGEKLSPKSDLSSLTPRESSPLYSPSFSDSPPVMKETAACHSPSLSLHMSPDKSLGYHTSVVQDPLMDHSQEFLACTEQEGVKKTAISPEALTYSYDTTGKTTGSPESINYSYEKTGNISGSPDALDYSYVIAGKMTRTPEDDSYSYEKTEKATKSPEAFDYSFEKTTRSSETVSYSYETTGRKGKSPENVTYSYEVSGKSTRSPDTTSYHYEADRYFVSEKSETRQDVDLCLVSSCEYKHPKTELSPSFINPNPLEWFASEEQSQEQEKPLTQSGGAQPPSGGKQPARLCGETPPTSVSESAPSQTDSDVPPETEECPSITADANIDSEDESETIPTDKTITYEHIDPPPVPLQDRSPSPRHPDVSMVDPEALPIDQNLGKPLRKDLKEKTKTKKQGTKTKSSSPSKKSDSKSKQIASPKPGGLKESLDKVSRTASPKKKESVEKAAKNISTPEIKTSRTEEKDKETKNITNTTASKSAKTATAGPGNGKSTKSIAVPPGPPVYLDLVYIPNHSNSKNVDVEFFKRVRSSYYVVSGNDPAAEEPSRAVLDSLLEGKAQWGSNMQVTLIPTHDSEVMREWYQETHEKQQDLNIMVLASSSTVVMQDESFPACKIEL is encoded by the exons GTGCGTTTAATGATCACAGATGCTGCAAGGCACAAGCTCCTGGTACTAACTGGGCAGAGTTTTGAAAATACAGGCGAACTTATTCTTCAGTCAGGATCATTCTCATTTCAGAACTTTATTGAGATCTTCACTGACCAAGag ATCGGAGAATTATTGAGTACTACACACCCTGCCAATAAAGCCAGCTTAACGCTTTTTTGTCCTGAGGAAGGGGACTGGAAAAATTCAAATCTTGACAGGCACAATCTTCAAGACTTCATCAACATTAAACTCAACTCTTCTTCTATCTTGCCTGAAATGGAAGGACTTTCTGAATTTACTGAGTACTTGTCAGAATCTGTGGAAGTGCCATCACCTTTTGATATTTTGGAGCCACCGACATCAGGAGGTTTTCTGAAGCTTTCTAAGCCTTgctgttacatttttccaggtgGAAGGGGAGATTCTGCATTGTTTGCAGTTAATGGATTCAACATGCTTATTAATGGAGGATCGGAAAGAAAATCTTGCTTCTGGAAACTCATTCGACATTTGGACAGAGTGGATTCCATTCTGCTCACCCACATTGGGGATGACAACCTCCCAGGAATTAATAGCATGCTTCAAAGGAAAATAGCAGAATTAGAAGAGGAACAGTCTCAAGGTTCCACTACCAACAGTGACTGGATGAAAAATCTAATTTCACCTGACCTGGGAGTTGTATTTCTCAATGTCCCTGACAGCCTGGGAAACCCTGATCCAAATTTTCGGTTAAAAAGAAGTGTGGAGGAAGCTTGTTTCACACTGCAGTACTTAAATAAGTTGTCTATGAAACCAGAACCTCTTTTCAGAAATGTAGGAAATACCATTGATCCCATCATCCTTTTTCAAAAAATGGGAGTAGGAAAGCTTGAGATGTATGTGCTCAATCCTGTCAAAAATAGCAAAGAGATAAATTATTTTATGCACCAATGGACTGGCACAAACAAAGATAAAGCTGAACTGGTGTTACCAAATGGTCAAGAGATAGACATTCCCATTTCCTACTTGACATCAATCTCATCTTTGATTGTATGGCATCCTGCAAACCCTGCTGAGAAAATAATACGAGTTCTTTTCCCAGGAAACAGTACTCAGTATAGCATACTAGATGGACTAGAAAAACTCAAACATTTAGATTTCCTTAAACAACCAACAGTTACACAGAAAGACCTAATTGGTAACTTGGCTAGTCCAGCAGTAAAACAAGCAAAAATTAAGCAGCGAACAGACAGTAAGGAAAGTCTGAAGCCTGCCGCAAAATTACAGTCTAGCAAGACTGTGAGAAAAGAATCTAGAGAAGAGGCATCTGAAACAGGGAAATCTAGTCCACCTGAAAAGGTTGAAAAAATAGAAAGTAAAGAAAAACTAATAGTAAAAAAAGATAAATCAGCAAAAGCAGAAACAAGGCTTTCTGTGACAGAAAAAGAATTGTCAGCTAAGGAACAGCAACTTGTAAAATCTGAAGTAGCTGAAAAACAAGCAGCAGATGTTAAACCAAAAGTAATAAAGgagaagcatgtgagaaaggaagtgaAAGTAAAATCTGAAGAAAAGCAGGAGGAGAAAAAACCAAAGAAAGAGGTTTctaaaagagaagagaaaatacCTGCTAAGAAGGAGGAAAAGcctaaaaaggaagatataaagAAAGACGTGAAAAAAGAATCCAAAAAGGAATCAAAGAAAGACATTCTttcaaaagaaattaaaaaggaagaaaaaaaggaaattaaaaaggaagaaaaggaatccAAGAAAGACTCCAAGAAGCTTcttaaagaaacaaagaaaacatctgCTTCTTTGCCTGACTCAAAAAAGACTGCAACAAAGCCAAAGtcacaaaagaaggaagagattgTCAAAAAAGAAAGCGGAGTTATTGGGAAACCAAAGGAAAAAGTTAAAAGCAAGCTTGTAAAGAAAGAGACAAAGGTAACTGAAACACCAGCGGCAATGGCTGCATTGGGAGCTGTTGCTACAACTGTTGCAGCTGCAAGTGTATCAGCTACTGGAAAGGAACTTGAAGCTGAGAGGTCACTTATGTCTTCACCAGAGGATTTAACAAAAGACTTTGAAGAGTTAAAGGCTGAAGAAGTTGAAGTTGTGAAAGAAACAAAGCTTCAGGTAGATATAATAGACAATGAAGGGAAGTTAACTGATATAGAACAAAAAGGAGATTATGAAgttcaaaaagaaaaaacagaaggACCAGCAGATTCTCCAGATGAAGGAATAACTACCACTGAACCTGAGGGAGAATGTGAACAAACTCCTGAAGAGCTGGAGCCTGTAGAAAAGGACAAAGTTGATGACAATGAAAAGTTTGAAGATGAAGGAACGGGTTTTGAAGAATCTTCTGAGACTGGTGACTATGAAGAAAAGGCTGAGACAGAGGAAGCTGAAGAGCAAGGTGAGGAAGAAGAGGCACTGCTAGGTATCAAAAAGCAAGGTACAAAGGATACAATAGAAATTCAGAAAATTGAAAAGGAAATTACTGGAGTTCATGAGTATGAAAAAATGAAAGATCTAATGTACAATGAAAAGGCAGAAGTTAGAATGGAAGGTGAAGAGCAAGATGAAGAAAATGTAGATGAAACATTTGAAAAGGCAGAAACAGAAGAGACTGAGGAGGAAGCTGAGGAAGAAGACAAAACAGAGAATGTCAGAGATgaggaagaggaaactgaaaaaatAGAAGCTGAAGAAGATTATGTTATGGCTGTGGTGGACAAAGCAGCAGAAGCTGGGGAGATCAATGATAAATATGGCTTGCATTTAACCACTCCAACAAAGCACTCTGAACCTCAGTCTCCAGCTAAGGAGCCAGCATCTTCCATTCATGATGAAACTTTACCTGGTGGTTCAGAAAGTGAAGCAACTGTTTCAGATGAAGAAAATAGAGAAGATCAGCCTGAGGAATTCACAGCTACTTCAGGTTACACGCAGTCAACTATTGAAATATCCAGTGAGCCAACTCCAATGGATGAAATGTCAACTCCAAGGGATGTGATGAGTGATGAAACTAATAACGAAGAAAGTGAATCACCTTCCCAGGAATATGTTAACATTACTAAGTATGAGTCAGCATTGTGCTCTCAAGAGTATACTCGGCCTAAACTTTCTCCACTGCCTGATGCTTTCAATGGATTATCTGAAGGTTCTAAAACAGATGCCACTGAAGGGAAAGACTACAATGTTTCAGCTTCTACCATTTCACCACCATCTTCCCTAGAGGAGGACAGATTCAGCAAATCTTCCTTACAAGAGGTGTATAACCAACGAGAAAATGAAGTGAAAAGTACAAATAAATTAGAAATTTCAGAAGATATGGATGAGAAGCATAGCCCAACTAGAAGTCCAGATGAAAGCCCAACTGCTCTATCACCAGTTGCTAAAACACCTCTCAGTGAACGTTGTGTGAACTTTTCTCTGACTCCTAATGAGATTACAGTGACAACTGAACCTGCAGCTCTCACATCACTGCCCGATAAGCATCATGAAGAACACTGCCCTAGTCCGGATGATAAAACTTTAGAAGTGGTATCTCCTTCACAATCAGCTGCTGGTAGTGCTGGTCATACACCTTATTATCAGTCTCCTACAGATGAAAAGTCAAGTAATCTGCCATCTGAAATGCCTGTAAAAGCATCAGAAGCACCAATCTGCTTTGAGGTGGATGATGCCAAAGATGATATTGCAAAACACAGGATAAGTCCAATGGATGAACCAGTGCCTGACTCTGAATCACCTTTTGAAAAAGTGCTTTCACCTCTGCGAAGCCCACCATTGATTGGTTCAGAGCCTTCCTATGATACATTCTTGAGTGTTGATATAAAATCTCCAGCCAGAGAAACTGCAGGTCCCTTTGAAATGAAAAGTGGAACAGATGAGTCTCCTTTGCAGAAGAGCTCAGTTTCTGAACTTAGTTCTATGACTGTTTTCCAAgaaaaacaaatggaaaaagaGATGCAGTTTATACCATCAAAACCAGATTTTGacctagaaaagaaaaaagatgactTAGAATCTTCAGAATCTCAGCCTGCATTGGTTTTGGATGAAAAGAAACTGGGAGATATTTCTCCTACACAAGTAGATATTAGTCATTTCAGCTGCTTCAAAGAGGATACAAAAATGTCAATTTCAGAAGGTACAGTCTCTGATAAGTCTGCAACACCTGTGGATGAAGTTGTTGCAGAAGATACTTATTCACATATTGAAGGAGTAGCGTCTGTTTCCACAGCATCCGTTGCTACTAGTTCATTTCCAGAACCAACTACGGATGATGTATCTCCTTCACTGCATGCTGAAGTAGGATCTCCTCATTCTACAGAAGTAGATGATTCTCTTTCTGTATCTGTTGTACAAACACCAACAACATTTCAGGAAACAGAAATGTCTCCATCTAAAGAAGAGTGCCCAAGACCTATGTCCATTTCTCCTCCAGACTTCTCCCCTAAAACAGCAAAATCAAGGACACCAGTACAAGATCATAGGTCCCCTGAGCCATCTACAATGTCAGTGGAATTTGGTCAAGATTCCCCTGAGCAGTCTTTGGCTATGGACTTCAGCAGACAGTCTCCTGAACATCCCACAGTGGGTGCTGCAATGCATCATATATCTGAAAATGGACCAACTGAAGTTGATTATAGTCCATCAGACATACAGGATCACTGTTTCTCACACAAAATTTCACCTGTAGAGCAAACAAGTTATGGGCATGATAAAGATATTTCAGAAATTATTTCAGTATCTCAGATAGAGGCttcaccttcttcttcctctgctcatACACCATCACAGGCAAGTTCTCCACTGCAGGAAGAAAGTGTATCAGGTATTACACAGTCATGTGAAATGCCACTGCACTCTGTGTTCCCTTCAGAAAAAGTGCACAGCCTGGGAGAAAAACTTTCACCAAAGTCTGACTTATCTTCATTAACCCCAAGGGAATCATCTCCTCTATACTCACCTAGTTTCTCAGATTCCCCTCCTGTGATGAAAgaaactgctgcttgccattcacCTTCATTATCATTGCATATGTCCCCAGATAAATCATTAGGCTATCATACCTCAGTAGTTCAAGATCCTCTCATGGACCATAGTCAAGAATTCTTAGCCTGTACAGAACAAGAAGGTGTTAAGAAAACAGCCATATCACCTGAGGCTCTTACTTACTCTTATGACACAACTGGAAAAACCACTGGATCACCTGAGTCTATTAACTATTCCTATGAAAAAACAGGAAACATCAGTGGATCCCCTGACGCCCTTGACTATTCCTATGTTATAGCTGGGAAAATGACAAGAACACCAGAGGATGATAGTTACTCCTATGAAAAAACAGAAAAAGCTACCAAATCACCAGAAGCCTTTGATTATTCCTTTGAGAAAACCACTAGATCTTCTGAGACTGTCAGTTACTCTTATGAAACCACTGGAAGAAAAGGCAAATCACCTGAGAATGTCACTTATTCATATGAAGTGTCTGGGAAATCCACCAGATCACCTGACACTACTAGTTACCACTACGAGGCTGATAGGTACTTTGTTTCTGAAAAATCAGAAACCCGTCAAGATGTTGATTTGTGCTTGGTTTCTTCTTGTGAATACAAGCATCCCAAGACAGAACTTTCACCTTCCTTTATCAATCCTAATCCCTTGGAGTGGTTTGCAAGTGAAGAACAATctcaagaacaagagaagccattaACTCAGTCTGGAGGTGCACAACCCCCTtcaggagggaaacagccagcacGACTGTGTGGTGAAACTCCTCCAACCTCAGTCAGTGAGTCTGCTCCATCACAGACTGACTCAGATGTGCCTCCTGAAACAGAAGAATGTCCTTCTATTACAGCAGATGCTAATATTGACTCTGAAGATGAATCTGAAACTATTCCAACAGATAAAACCATTACCTATGAACATATAGACCCTCCTCCAGTTCCACTGCAAGATCGCAGCCCTTCACCACGGCACCCTGATGTTTCAATGGTAGACCCAGAAGCATTGCCTATTGATCAGAACTTAGGAAAACCTTTGAGAAAAGATCTCAAAGAGAAGACAAAAACTAAAAAGCAGGGGACAAAGACcaagtcttcttctccttccaagAAGAGTGACAGCAAGTCAAAGCAGATTGCTTCACCGAAGCCTGGTGGCTTAAAGGAATCATTGGATAAAGTTTCAAGAACAGCTTCTCCAAAGAAGAAGGAATCTGTGGAGAAAGCTGCCAAAAACATCTCTACTCCAGAAATAAAAACTTCTCGTACAGAGGAAAAAGACAAGGAAACTAAGAATATAACCAATACCACAGCATCAAAGTCTGCAAAGACTGCAACTGCAG GACCTGGAAATGGAAAATCAACAAAATCTATAGCTGTGCCTCCAGGACCTCCAGTGTATTTGGACCTGGTATATATTCCCAATCACAGCAATAGCAAGAATGTTGATGTAGAATTTTTCAAGAGGGTGAGGTCATCCTACTACGTAGTGAGTGGGAATGATCCTGCCGCTGAAGAACCAAGCAGGGCTGTCTTGGACTCCCTGTTGGAAGGTAAAGCTCAGTGGGGAAGCAACATGCAG GTGACCTTAATTCCAACCCATGATTCAGAGGTGATGAGGGAATGGTATCAAGAGACCCACGAGAAACAACAGGACCTTAACATCATGGTTTTGGCAAGCAGCAGCACTGTTGTTATGCAAGATGAATCTTTCCCTGCATGCAAGATTGAACTGTAA